From Candidatus Methylomirabilota bacterium:
GGAATCGGCCAAGCTGATGCGGATGGAACAGGATCTGGCCAAACGGGTAGTGGGGCAGACCGAAGCCATCGAGAGCGTGAGTCGCGCGATCCGCCGTTCGCGGGCCGGGATCAAGAGCCCGAGCCGTCCTGTCGGGTCGTTCATCTTTCTGGGGCCGACCGGCGTGGGAAAGACCGAGCTGGCCAAGGCGCTGGCGGAGTTCCTGTTTGGAACGGAGGACGCGCTGATCCGCGTTGATATGTCGGAGTACATGGAGCGCTTCTCCACTTCCCGTCTCATCGGCGCGCCTCCCGGGTATATCGGATACGACGATTCGGGTCAGCTCACTGAGAAGGTTCGGCGTCGACCATTCTCTGTCATCCTCCTCGATGAGATCGAAAAGGCCCATCCGGAGGTATTCAACCTGCTCCTCCAGATCTTTGAGGATGGTCGCCTGACCGACAGCTATGGTCGCGTTGTCGACTTCAAGAATACCATCCTGATCATGACGAGTAATGTCGGCGCCCGTCAGATCGGCCTCCACGCCACAATGGGCTTTGCCAAGGGCGGTGACGAGGCGGTCACATACGACAAGATGAAGGACACCGTCCTGGGCGAACTGAAACGGGTCTTCAATCCCGAACTGCTCAACCGACTCGATGAGGTCATCGTCTTCCACCAGTTGAGCAAAAACGAGCTCTGTCAGATCGTGGACCTGATGCTCGCCCGCCTGCAGCTTCAGCTCACGGAGCGTAAGATCTCGCTGACGGTCGATGAGAGCGCGAAAGACTTTCTCATCAACCGAGGGTTTGACCCGACCCTTGGTGCCAGGCCGCTGCGCCGTGCCATCCAGCGCTATGTGGAGGACCGGTTAGCCGAAGAGGTGTTGAGGGGGCGGTTTGCAGAAGGGGGCACTCTTCGGGTTAAGTTGGAGGGGGATGCCTTGGCATTCGAAGAGGTCAGCCTCCTCGAAGCCCCTAAATAGCCTTCCCGACCTCTATCAGGTTCGGCACACGTTCTGTCGCTTCGGACTCGAGGAACACACCCGCGATGGGCCTAACGCCACTGCCGTAACCTTCCTGCCAAGCCGTCACACCGGTCGTTCGCAAGCCCGATGGTGGATATTCCGTATCGTGTATTCCGGGGCTCGAATTCCCGGATTCTCCGGATTCCTGCCGATTTCGCCATCCTCTCCACCGGCCTTCGACACACCGCAGAAAAACACCGTCGCCACTCCCCTAGTGGATTGGCGCATTCTCCATGTAGGTGTCCAGCGTGCCTTATCCAATCCACACAGCGGTAACATTGAGCTGGCTTGCCGCGTCGCGCTGCCGAATATCCGCTGTGATAAAAGGAATCCGAATCCCGGACATCGCCTGGAAGGCCAGAACTGAGGCCAGATGGAGGGCATCGAGTGTTTTGACCCCTGTCGTCTGGATAAGCTCCTCGGCGTCGGTGAGGACCAGCGGGGTCACTGCGACGAGTTCCCAATAACTGCGATCCCTTCGCATGCGAGAGAGGATCACCGCGAAATCCTCTTCGGCCAGTTCACCCGATGTGCGCCGTCGGCACAGCGCTGACATCGCCTCCACCGGGGCAATGGCCGACGACAGGAAGCGATGACGACGCAGGGAGGCTCGTGCTTGCGCAGAACCCGCTTCGCGGATATACCGTTTGAGCAGGACGCTGGTGTCGAAGTACGCCCACGGCGCCGGCATCAGGATTCGTCTCGTTCCTCACGAAGCGTCTGGGAGATCGGCGGGCCTTTCAACGGCCGTGGCGCGCAGGGAGGAAGAGGCCGGCGCTTGGATGCCCGCTGTAGCAATCCTGCCGCTTCCAGCCGTCGGACCTCCGCCTCACCAGCCCCCGGTTGTCCTAACGGCCTGATGACGCCGATAGGTTTCCCCCGTTCGGTCAGCACCACCTCTTCCCCGGCCTTGACCGCTTTGATGGCTTTTGAAAACTGTTGATTGGCTTCCCGCAATCCTATCCGCATCCAGACCTCGCTACAGATGTAGTGACATCACTAGATTACCCATGGGGTGAAGTATCGTCAACAGAAAACGGAAACATGATGAACCCGATCGGATCCCCCAGGCCAGACCCTTCGACGAGCTTCTGACACCGCACATTGCAATGGTCCATCCACTCTAAGGAGCTTCACATAGGATAGAGCGCGGTTTTGCCAACACTCAACTCAGCGTACCCGTATAGGACAAAAGAATGCATGGCGGTGAGACGGAAAGCGGACGACCGTTCAAAACTTGCCCTTATCGGCGATTATTTGATCTTGTATCTGCTGCATCGCCTGCGTAAAGGACCTATTCAGCGCGGTCCCTACCCTAAGGAGATCGAGGTGATCATCGGCCTCAGCCCCAGAACCGTGAGCACGCACCTGGAGCACATCTACGACAAGCTTGGCGTCCGGACGCGCACCGAGGCGGTGCGGCTGGTCGTGGAACAGGGGTTGCTGCGTCCCTGATCGGGCGGGGCAGTCGGCCAGTTTTCGCTTGCGTCATTGTGGCGGAGATGGTACATTTCTACGATTTAATATGAGCGCAGATACCCCCATCTTGGCCAGAGGAGGGAGAGCGTTTGGTGCAATCCTTCGCGAACAGCGTCAAGGTTCTCGCCGCCAGTTTTCTCTTCCTTTTCTTGGCGTTAGCGTTCGGTAAAGCGTACGGCCAGGAACAGGCACAGGTCAAACAGCTCGATATCAAGGGAAGCCGGAAGATCGACGAGGCTACCATCCGGTTCAAGCTTAAGACCAGGGTTGGTGAGCCGTTCTCTCTGGAAAAGGTCAGAGAGGATGTCAAGACGGTCTACCGATTGGGCTTTTACGACGATGTCGCTGTGGATGCCGAAGTCTTTGAAGGGGGCCTGAAAATCACCTTCATCCTCACCGAAAAGCCGACCATCCGGGAAGTGAAGATCCGAGGTAACAAGCAGATTGCTACCGATAAGATCAAAGAGAAACTTACGCTGAGTGAGGGCGGAGTATTTAATCCGCAGGCCGTGACAGCGAATGTGGAGAAGGTACGGCAGTTTTACGAAGAAGAGGGGTATTACCAGGCAAAGGTTCTATCGCAGGCAGACAAGACCCCTGAAGGGGATATCTCGGTCACCTTCGAGATCAAAGAAGGGGGAAAGTTTGAGATTTCCGTTATTCGGATCCTTGGAGCCAAAGGGTTAAGCGAGCAAGAGATCAAGGCGCGTATGGCCACCAGGGAACTGTTCCTGTTCTTCTTTTTTGGGACGCTGAAACGTGATGAATTGCAACGCGACCTCGATCGGATTAAGGCGTACTACCTGGATAACGGCTATCTCGACATTAAAGTGGGCGAGCCGGAGATTCGGGTGGTTGAGGCAAAGCAGAAGCTTGAGATCAGTCTCCATGTGGAAGAGGGCCCACAGTACCGGGTCGGGGAGTTAGGGGTAACAGGCAATACCGTCTTTTCTACCGAGGAGGTGTTGAAGCCGCTTCAGATCGCCAGGCAGGGCATCTTCAGCCGGGAGGTGCTCCAGCGAGATATACTGAAACTCACCGACCGGTATTCGGAGCGTGGCTATCTCTTTGTGGATATCGCCCCGACCATTAATACCGATCGAGAGAGCCATATTGTGGATGTGGGCATGGAGATCAGTGAAGGGAAGCAGGCCTTCGTGGAACGTATCGAGATTTCAGGCAACACCAAGACCCGGGACAAAGTCATTCGGCGGGACATCCCTCTGAACGAGGGCGACCTGTATAACAGCCGTCTACTGGCGCGCGGTCGCCAGAATCTGAACAACCTCGGCTACTTCGAGGAGGTCAAGATCGACACTCGTCGTGGCACGGCCGAGGACAAGGTGGACATCGATGTAGCGGTGAAGGAGAAGCCGACCGGCTCCTTCAGTATCGGAGGCGGCTTCAGCTCGACGGACGGTATCTTGGGGTCGACCTCTATCTCCCAGAACAACTTTCTTGGGTTGGGACAGAGGGTCTCGCTCTCAGGACAGCTCGGCTCTCGAGCAATTCGGGCTGTCTTGGACTTCTTTGATCCTCACATCATGGATACTGAGACCTCGCTGGACTTCTCAGTGTTCAGCGAGCGGCTACTCTTTAACAACCAGATCGGCTTTGATCAGGACACCAGGGGCGGCGCGATTTCTTTTGGTCGGCGGCTCTATAAGGAGTTGATCGGTACTCTCGGCTATCGGTACGAATCGAACCGGATCTTTAATCTCATCGCAAATGCGCCTAAGCTCCTCCAGGATCAGCAAGGGACGAATACGACCGGACGGGTCTCTTTTGGCCTCTCGTTAGACCTCACGGACAACCGCCTCGATCCGACTATAGGATTTAAAGGGGCCGCAACGTATCAGCTTGCCGAAACCTTTCTGGGCGGTGAAAACAAGTTCAATCGATTCAACCTTGAGTTGGGCTACTACCAGCCGCTGGTCTGGAAGCTGATCGGTCATGTCCGGGGGAACCTGATTGTCGTGGAGCCGTTTGGCGGGAAGAAGCTGCCGGTTCAGGAACGGCTTTTCCTCGGCGGCACCAACAGCGTTCGAGGATTCAAGGACTTCCAGTTAGGCCCTATCGACCCCGCAACCGGGGAACGGATCGGCGGAAACAAGGCCATCTATTTCAATAACGAAGCGATATTTCCCATCTATGAGCCATTAGGTTTGAGGGGCTTGGTCTTTTTCGATGCGGGCAATAATTTTGCCGAGGGGGAAAGCCTCTCGTTAGATTTGCGACCGACTGCCGGGGCTGGCGTTCGCGTTGCCACTCCCTTTGGTCTGGTGCGACTTGAGTGGGGTCTTAACCTGGACAAGCGGCCTGGGGAATCGAGCAGCGCCGTGCATGTGACGATGGGATCGACGTTCTAGCATCAGGAGGAAACGACGTATGGTGCATTCGATGTGCGGGTGGCGAAGGTGGCTGTTCTGTATGGCCGCTGCGTGGGTGTTGATGGCATCCGTGAGTTGGGCTGCGGATTCCCCAATGAGACTCGGGTTTGTAGACCTTCAGGCCGTCATCTCGCAGTCGAAAGAGGGGCAGGCCGCGATGAATACGGTCAAGACGGAGGCTGCCGAGAAACAGAAAGAGATCAGCGCGAAAGAGGCCGAGATTAAGCAGATGGACGCGGATTTCCAGAAACAGGCATCCGCCCTGAGTGAGGCAGCAAAGAAGGACAGAGAGGAAGAGATTCGACGTAAGCTTCGTGATCTCAAGCGAGTGACCGAGGATTTTAACCGTGACTTGCAAAAACGGGAAGGCGAGATGGTGAATGATCTACTCAGGGATCTCACGACTGTGATCCGGGACTACGGTAAAGAAAAAGGGTTTTCCCTCATTGTTGAGAAGGGACAGAGCGGAGTAATCTACGGCAACGATGCGGCTGACCTTACCAAGGAGATCCTTGAACGCTACAACACCCGCCGAAGCAAAAAGTAGTTGCGGTGATGCAACTGAGGGAACTGGCTGAAAAGCTGAACTGCCGGTTGGTAGGCAACGGTGAGATCGAGGTTCATCATCTCGCTCCACTGCACGAGGCGGGTGAGGGAGACTTGGTGTTTGTGATGAATGCCCGCGATCTGCCGAAGCTCGAGGCGAACAAGGCCGCTGCCGTGATTGCGCGTGAAGGGAGCCCGCCCTGTTCGAAGCCGGCGTTGCTGACGAACGATCCGTACCTGGCCTTTGTCCAGGCCCTCCATCTTTTCTACACGCCCGACCGCCCAACGCTTGGCGTCCATCCATCCAGCATCGTGCAGGAGGGTGTGCGCCTGGCAGCGGACGTTGCGATCGGCCCGCTTTCGGTCGTTGAGGGAGAGGTGACAATTGGCGAGAGGAGCGTTGTGGGTGCCCAGGTCTATATCGGCAAGGGTAGCCGCATTGGCGCTGACTGCCGCCTTTACCCGCAGGTTATGATTCGGGAAGGCGTCGAGATCGGCAATCGAGTGGTTATCCACAGCGGGGCCGTGATCGGGAGCGATGGCTTCGGGTATCTGAGAGACGGACAGGGGGTCCGTATCAAGATCCCACAGGTGGGACGGGTGATTCTGGAGGACGACGTGGAGATCGGCGCCAACGTCACGATCGACCGGGCGACTATGGGAACGACGCGGATCAAGCGTGGGACCAAGATCGACAATCTGGTCCAGATCGCGCATAACGTTGTCGTCGGAGCAGATACGGTGATTGCGGCCCTAAGCGGTATCTCCGGCAGCGCGAAGATCGGAGATCGGGTGACGCTGGCCGGCCAGGTCGGGATCGCCGATCACGCCGAGATCGGCGACGATGTCATTGTGGGAGCGAAATCCGGGGTCACGAAGCGTATCCCGCCTGGAGGCGTGTTCCTGGGCTATCCCGCCGTACCGCATCTCACATTCAAGCGTAGCGCCGCTGCGGTGCATCGGATCCCCCAACTCCTGATAGCCATCAAACGCATTGAGGCGCGTCTGGCATCGTTAGAGAGCACCGTTGGAGAGAGGGAGGGAGAGGCGCAGCCTTCTCAGTTGACGTCCGAGAGGGGACCCCATTGATGGACATTCGGCAGATTCAGGAGATGCTTCCCCACCGTTATCCTTTCCTCCTGGTCGATAGGATTCTCGAGATCGAGCCTGGAAAGAGGGTAGTGGGGCTCAAGAACGTGACTATCAATGAGGCATTCTTTCAGGGTCACTTTCCTGGGCAGCCGATCATGCCCGGAGTGCTGGTGATCGAGGCGATGGCGCAGATCGGAGGCGTCCTGCTGATGCGGACGCTGAACGTGAGCGCCGAAAAGAAGCTCCTGTATTTTACCGGCATCGACCGGGCCAGGTTTCGCAGGCCCGTGCTGCCGGGAGATCAGGTGAGATTCGAGATCGAACTGCTCCAACTCAGAAGCCGGAACTGTCGAATGCATGCCATGGCCTTTGTGCAGGACAAGTTGGCTGCGGAGGCTGAGTTGTCGTGTATTGTCGTTGACCGAGAATCGCCGGATCTTCCCCCTGGCGTTCCGGTGGTGATGGGAGAACAATGACACAGATTCATCCGTCGGCGGTCGTGGCGCCGGAGGCCGAGCTGGCGCCGGACTGTAGCATCGGCGCCTTTTCAGTTATCGGTCCTGATGTCACTGTGGGATCCGGGACCGTCATCGGCTCGCATGTCCTCATCGAGGGGATCACA
This genomic window contains:
- a CDS encoding type II toxin-antitoxin system prevent-host-death family antitoxin; this translates as MRIGLREANQQFSKAIKAVKAGEEVVLTERGKPIGVIRPLGQPGAGEAEVRRLEAAGLLQRASKRRPLPPCAPRPLKGPPISQTLREERDES
- the lpxD gene encoding UDP-3-O-(3-hydroxymyristoyl)glucosamine N-acyltransferase, which gives rise to MMQLRELAEKLNCRLVGNGEIEVHHLAPLHEAGEGDLVFVMNARDLPKLEANKAAAVIAREGSPPCSKPALLTNDPYLAFVQALHLFYTPDRPTLGVHPSSIVQEGVRLAADVAIGPLSVVEGEVTIGERSVVGAQVYIGKGSRIGADCRLYPQVMIREGVEIGNRVVIHSGAVIGSDGFGYLRDGQGVRIKIPQVGRVILEDDVEIGANVTIDRATMGTTRIKRGTKIDNLVQIAHNVVVGADTVIAALSGISGSAKIGDRVTLAGQVGIADHAEIGDDVIVGAKSGVTKRIPPGGVFLGYPAVPHLTFKRSAAAVHRIPQLLIAIKRIEARLASLESTVGEREGEAQPSQLTSERGPH
- the bamA gene encoding outer membrane protein assembly factor BamA, translated to MQSFANSVKVLAASFLFLFLALAFGKAYGQEQAQVKQLDIKGSRKIDEATIRFKLKTRVGEPFSLEKVREDVKTVYRLGFYDDVAVDAEVFEGGLKITFILTEKPTIREVKIRGNKQIATDKIKEKLTLSEGGVFNPQAVTANVEKVRQFYEEEGYYQAKVLSQADKTPEGDISVTFEIKEGGKFEISVIRILGAKGLSEQEIKARMATRELFLFFFFGTLKRDELQRDLDRIKAYYLDNGYLDIKVGEPEIRVVEAKQKLEISLHVEEGPQYRVGELGVTGNTVFSTEEVLKPLQIARQGIFSREVLQRDILKLTDRYSERGYLFVDIAPTINTDRESHIVDVGMEISEGKQAFVERIEISGNTKTRDKVIRRDIPLNEGDLYNSRLLARGRQNLNNLGYFEEVKIDTRRGTAEDKVDIDVAVKEKPTGSFSIGGGFSSTDGILGSTSISQNNFLGLGQRVSLSGQLGSRAIRAVLDFFDPHIMDTETSLDFSVFSERLLFNNQIGFDQDTRGGAISFGRRLYKELIGTLGYRYESNRIFNLIANAPKLLQDQQGTNTTGRVSFGLSLDLTDNRLDPTIGFKGAATYQLAETFLGGENKFNRFNLELGYYQPLVWKLIGHVRGNLIVVEPFGGKKLPVQERLFLGGTNSVRGFKDFQLGPIDPATGERIGGNKAIYFNNEAIFPIYEPLGLRGLVFFDAGNNFAEGESLSLDLRPTAGAGVRVATPFGLVRLEWGLNLDKRPGESSSAVHVTMGSTF
- a CDS encoding response regulator transcription factor, producing the protein MAVRRKADDRSKLALIGDYLILYLLHRLRKGPIQRGPYPKEIEVIIGLSPRTVSTHLEHIYDKLGVRTRTEAVRLVVEQGLLRP
- the fabZ gene encoding 3-hydroxyacyl-ACP dehydratase FabZ → MMDIRQIQEMLPHRYPFLLVDRILEIEPGKRVVGLKNVTINEAFFQGHFPGQPIMPGVLVIEAMAQIGGVLLMRTLNVSAEKKLLYFTGIDRARFRRPVLPGDQVRFEIELLQLRSRNCRMHAMAFVQDKLAAEAELSCIVVDRESPDLPPGVPVVMGEQ
- a CDS encoding type II toxin-antitoxin system VapC family toxin produces the protein MPAPWAYFDTSVLLKRYIREAGSAQARASLRRHRFLSSAIAPVEAMSALCRRRTSGELAEEDFAVILSRMRRDRSYWELVAVTPLVLTDAEELIQTTGVKTLDALHLASVLAFQAMSGIRIPFITADIRQRDAASQLNVTAVWIG
- a CDS encoding OmpH family outer membrane protein, with amino-acid sequence MRLGFVDLQAVISQSKEGQAAMNTVKTEAAEKQKEISAKEAEIKQMDADFQKQASALSEAAKKDREEEIRRKLRDLKRVTEDFNRDLQKREGEMVNDLLRDLTTVIRDYGKEKGFSLIVEKGQSGVIYGNDAADLTKEILERYNTRRSKK